One stretch of Nocardia mangyaensis DNA includes these proteins:
- a CDS encoding RNA polymerase sigma factor SigF — MGNRWLAVERLDSHTSAAEPVSATERFPSPQRQVIGPIDEHRLPSRASEPVVAQASRQRGGGDSYDNIEPMLEQLAQLGAQDPGRPILREDIIGRCLPLADHIARRFAGRGENFEDLQQVARLGLLLAIDRFDPTYGAGFLAFAVPTIMGEVRRHFRDRTWAVRVPRRIKEIQQLLGPATDALTHELGRAPTAREIAAELGIDLVEVTHALVARNAYRTAPIDAPTGNENGNTSPSLLDFLGAEDPEYRHVEDFLAVRPLIAALPALERQVLHLRFFRFRSQQQIARQIGVSQMQVSRILARTLNALRESALRD, encoded by the coding sequence ATGGGCAACAGATGGCTTGCTGTCGAGCGACTGGACAGCCATACTTCCGCAGCCGAACCGGTGTCGGCAACCGAGCGGTTCCCGTCGCCGCAGCGACAGGTCATCGGCCCGATCGACGAACACCGACTTCCCTCGCGCGCATCGGAACCTGTTGTCGCACAAGCTTCGCGGCAACGTGGTGGCGGAGACAGCTACGACAACATCGAACCGATGCTCGAACAGCTGGCCCAGCTCGGAGCGCAGGATCCGGGCCGACCGATATTGCGCGAGGACATCATCGGCCGATGCCTACCGCTGGCCGACCACATCGCCAGGAGGTTCGCCGGTCGTGGGGAGAACTTCGAAGACCTCCAGCAGGTCGCTCGCCTGGGACTGCTCCTGGCAATCGATCGCTTCGACCCCACCTACGGCGCGGGCTTCCTGGCATTCGCGGTGCCCACGATCATGGGTGAGGTTCGTCGCCATTTCCGTGACCGCACCTGGGCTGTGCGAGTACCCCGGCGTATCAAGGAAATTCAGCAGCTGCTCGGCCCCGCGACCGACGCGTTGACCCATGAGCTGGGCCGCGCACCCACAGCGCGGGAAATCGCTGCGGAACTCGGTATCGATCTGGTCGAGGTCACGCACGCGCTGGTCGCGCGCAACGCCTACCGCACAGCGCCGATCGATGCGCCTACCGGCAACGAGAACGGCAACACGTCACCTTCGCTGCTCGACTTCCTCGGCGCCGAGGACCCCGAATACCGCCACGTCGAGGACTTCTTGGCCGTTCGGCCGTTGATCGCCGCACTGCCCGCACTGGAACGTCAGGTATTGCACCTGCGGTTCTTTCGATTCCGATCCCAACAGCAGATCGCCCGGCAGATCGGCGTTTCTCAGATGCAGGTGTCACGCATTCTTGCCAGAACTCTGAACGCATTGCGAGAGAGCGCGTTACGCGACTGA